A stretch of Leucobacter aridicollis DNA encodes these proteins:
- a CDS encoding CPBP family intramembrane glutamic endopeptidase, with translation MAIFTVISFVLAWAIALPLWLGEGLRSPLANLLVTTMMFVPTVAALTVVLVIEKPERKAEALGLVPLKPAGRLIGYLIVALFLTIALCLLALVVGSLFGVYPADFTHFSGFRQITEMQLAQAGSTELPMPIGALVALQFLNVLVSALFINLLPALGEEIGWRGWLLPKLLKYGPWPAILISGVIWGLWHAPVILLGHNYPGTPGWLALLAMVAFSTIMGGLFGWLRLRGGSVWPAALAHSTLNAAGSLFIVFVAENGRFDPLHGNITGWSGWIVPAILLLVLVVLGKFTPFAPTAKTTEEHSYG, from the coding sequence GTGGCTATCTTTACCGTGATCTCATTCGTGTTGGCATGGGCGATAGCACTTCCACTCTGGCTCGGAGAGGGGTTACGTTCGCCACTCGCGAACCTTCTCGTAACTACGATGATGTTCGTTCCAACGGTCGCCGCACTCACTGTGGTGCTTGTCATCGAAAAGCCTGAGCGAAAGGCGGAGGCGCTCGGTCTCGTCCCGCTCAAGCCAGCGGGGAGGCTCATCGGCTACCTCATAGTTGCCCTCTTCCTCACGATCGCGCTGTGTTTACTCGCCCTGGTGGTTGGGTCATTGTTCGGAGTGTATCCGGCTGACTTCACCCATTTCTCGGGCTTCCGCCAGATCACCGAGATGCAGCTTGCCCAAGCAGGAAGCACCGAGCTGCCTATGCCTATCGGCGCGCTTGTAGCGTTGCAGTTCTTGAACGTTCTCGTCTCCGCGCTGTTCATCAATCTGCTCCCCGCACTCGGCGAGGAAATCGGGTGGCGTGGCTGGCTATTACCAAAGCTTCTGAAGTACGGCCCGTGGCCCGCGATTCTCATATCCGGTGTCATCTGGGGACTCTGGCATGCTCCCGTAATCCTGCTAGGGCACAATTACCCAGGAACTCCGGGCTGGCTTGCTCTCCTCGCCATGGTCGCGTTCAGCACGATCATGGGCGGGCTCTTCGGGTGGCTCAGGCTTCGCGGAGGATCAGTCTGGCCCGCTGCCCTCGCGCACAGCACCCTCAACGCCGCCGGCTCATTGTTTATCGTGTTCGTTGCAGAGAACGGCCGTTTCGACCCGCTACACGGCAACATCACTGGGTGGAGCGGTTGGATCGTCCCAGCGATCCTCCTTCTCGTCCTAGTTGTGCTCGGCAAGTTCACGCCCTTCGCGCCGACTGCGAAAACCACTGAGGAACATTCGTATGGCTAG
- a CDS encoding biotin--[acetyl-CoA-carboxylase] ligase: MELRQTRAQQPRVEWRDESPSTNAELRELAAEADRAGAPLPHGTVLLTDNQTAGRGRLTRGWEVLPGRALAVSVLVRGYGHRDGAGAGAAAADAGGGAAAGAAAAAWGDLGPGWLPFIAGAAVNAAFQPLFTAAAARDETEAMRVGMKWPNDIHVRDEEDAVAGRTGKKLCGILCELLPDGSAIIGMGMNLLIPEWELPTERATSLLAAGADVGGAESFADPLGAELADRVVAAVTAEISRLAELAAREPEAIRIRAARHSLTLGSEVRVHLPGDEIVDGRARALADDGALIVDLPTGGTLTVNAGDVQHLR, translated from the coding sequence ATGGAACTCAGGCAGACCCGCGCCCAGCAGCCCCGTGTCGAGTGGCGCGACGAGTCACCCTCGACCAACGCCGAACTCCGTGAGCTTGCGGCGGAGGCCGACCGCGCCGGAGCACCGCTCCCGCACGGCACCGTGCTGCTCACCGACAATCAGACGGCCGGGAGGGGGCGGCTCACCCGCGGCTGGGAGGTGCTGCCGGGGCGGGCGCTCGCCGTCTCCGTGCTCGTGCGCGGGTACGGCCACCGCGACGGCGCCGGTGCCGGTGCCGCCGCTGCTGATGCTGGTGGTGGTGCTGCTGCCGGTGCTGCTGCTGCAGCGTGGGGCGACCTCGGCCCGGGCTGGCTGCCGTTCATCGCCGGGGCGGCAGTGAACGCCGCGTTTCAGCCGCTGTTCACCGCGGCAGCCGCCCGCGACGAGACCGAGGCGATGCGTGTTGGCATGAAGTGGCCGAACGACATCCACGTCCGCGACGAGGAGGATGCGGTCGCCGGCCGGACCGGGAAAAAACTCTGTGGGATCCTCTGCGAGCTCCTCCCCGACGGCAGTGCGATTATCGGAATGGGCATGAACCTGCTCATTCCCGAGTGGGAACTGCCGACTGAGCGGGCGACGTCGCTGCTCGCCGCGGGCGCCGACGTCGGGGGCGCGGAGAGCTTCGCAGACCCGCTCGGGGCCGAGCTCGCCGACCGGGTGGTCGCCGCCGTCACCGCCGAGATCTCACGACTCGCGGAGCTCGCAGCCCGCGAACCGGAGGCGATCAGGATCCGGGCAGCGCGCCATTCCCTGACCCTCGGCAGCGAGGTTCGCGTTCACCTGCCGGGCGACGAGATCGTCGATGGCAGGGCGCGAGCGCTCGCGGACGACGGCGCCCTGATTGTCGATCTACCGACCGGCGGCACCCTCACCGTGAACGCGGGAGACGTGCAGCACCTGCGCTAG
- a CDS encoding deoxyguanosinetriphosphate triphosphohydrolase family protein, whose translation MMDTTAGPANRATRRYAEQESSQHAARGSEGVEPGEVGDSTELEQFRIDLERIRFSSYFARLSDVTQVVPQSGVGPVMHNRLTHSLKVSAVARVVAANLAGAAAHHSAFERGEAATDDETGAIVTALGGCDTIVAQAAAHAHDLGHPPFGHLGERVLDRVARERLGLAEGFEGNAQTFRILTSLDTLGRDFAGLNLTAAVRASVLKYPWTRARWVGVTANELPVTERPRGVGNDPVKGAEKFSSYVLEVGELEQALSAFPAIAEGVQTVECAVMDVADDIAYAVHDLDDFTRAGVLQHAAVAAELQTWLAEDAVLAAEPLAKVQVEWRRPGRSLELKWRSMSRKDGWIANRDAFRAAVQLVCDELVDGLLLSPYDGGIASERAVSGFTRRWIERLRSSIVVEAKPHMRGGHVRLNQRAWHEVAVLKFVHASFVLESPDLAHSQRGQARVVEELVLGFDAWLSDPDDAGRAPRRLLEWVDEATENLFDLSKERPELLQGDISGTGIHRRGRARAILDYVSSFTDQQAVAAFDLLTRAG comes from the coding sequence ATGATGGATACGACAGCCGGGCCCGCGAATCGAGCAACGAGGCGATATGCGGAGCAGGAGTCGTCGCAGCATGCGGCTCGGGGTAGCGAGGGAGTCGAACCTGGCGAGGTCGGCGACAGCACGGAGCTCGAGCAGTTCCGCATCGACCTCGAACGGATTCGCTTCTCGTCGTATTTCGCGCGGCTGTCGGACGTGACGCAGGTTGTGCCGCAGTCCGGCGTGGGGCCCGTGATGCACAACCGGCTCACGCACTCCCTCAAGGTGAGCGCCGTCGCCCGCGTCGTCGCGGCGAACCTCGCCGGGGCCGCCGCACACCACAGCGCGTTCGAACGCGGTGAGGCGGCGACCGATGACGAGACCGGCGCGATCGTGACGGCGCTCGGTGGGTGCGACACGATCGTCGCCCAGGCGGCCGCGCACGCGCACGACCTCGGGCATCCACCGTTCGGGCACCTCGGTGAGCGTGTGCTCGACAGGGTCGCGCGCGAGCGCCTCGGACTCGCCGAGGGGTTCGAAGGCAACGCCCAGACGTTCCGCATTCTTACCTCGCTCGACACGCTCGGGCGCGACTTCGCCGGCCTGAATCTCACGGCCGCGGTGCGCGCGTCAGTGCTGAAGTACCCCTGGACGCGGGCGCGGTGGGTCGGCGTGACCGCGAACGAACTGCCCGTCACCGAGCGGCCACGCGGCGTCGGCAACGACCCGGTGAAGGGCGCCGAGAAGTTCTCGAGCTACGTGCTCGAGGTCGGCGAGCTTGAGCAGGCGCTGTCCGCCTTCCCGGCGATCGCCGAGGGCGTGCAGACCGTCGAGTGCGCGGTGATGGACGTCGCAGACGACATCGCGTACGCGGTGCACGACCTCGACGACTTCACGCGGGCTGGCGTGCTGCAGCACGCCGCCGTCGCCGCAGAGCTCCAGACGTGGCTCGCTGAGGACGCCGTGCTCGCGGCCGAGCCGCTTGCGAAGGTCCAGGTGGAGTGGCGCAGGCCGGGCCGCTCGCTCGAGCTGAAGTGGCGAAGCATGAGCAGAAAGGATGGCTGGATCGCAAACCGGGACGCGTTCCGAGCCGCCGTGCAGCTCGTGTGCGACGAACTCGTCGACGGCCTGCTCCTGTCGCCCTACGACGGGGGCATCGCGAGCGAGCGCGCCGTCTCCGGGTTCACCCGCCGCTGGATCGAGCGACTCCGCTCCTCGATCGTCGTCGAGGCCAAGCCGCACATGCGCGGCGGGCACGTGCGACTCAACCAGCGCGCGTGGCACGAGGTCGCCGTGCTGAAGTTCGTGCACGCGAGCTTCGTGCTCGAGTCGCCCGACCTCGCGCACTCCCAGCGCGGTCAGGCCCGCGTCGTCGAGGAACTCGTGCTCGGCTTCGACGCCTGGCTGTCGGACCCCGACGACGCCGGCCGCGCGCCGCGCAGACTGCTCGAGTGGGTCGACGAGGCCACTGAGAACCTCTTCGATCTCTCGAAGGAGCGGCCGGAGCTGCTGCAGGGGGACATCTCGGGCACGGGCATTCACCGCAGGGGCCGCGCGCGTGCGATCCTCGACTACGTCTCGTCCTTCACGGACCAGCAGGCGGTGGCCGCGTTCGACCTGCTCACCCGCGCCGGATAG
- a CDS encoding APC family permease produces the protein MRRALGLTGLTFFGVTYMTVITVFTTYGIVNQVTGGKLPAAYIVAVITMLFTAGSYAAMVRRYPVAGSAYTYAQQSFGGAAGFLTGWVMLLDYLFIPMINFMLIGIYMNTQFPAIPIWVFTLAALLLVLVFNVLGITLVSKLNMAIIALSVVLVIVFVALAFKQHLGGATDVGIIEPFTFGEGGIGAIASGAAILALSFLGFDAVSTLSEEAKNPRRDIPRAIMLSTLVGGFFFILVAWAGALAFDPDWASMDQAQIDAAGTTVMDSFGASWFTAFFVAVYVAGAFGSGMTGQVSVSRILYAMGRDGMLPKPLSRLHKRFGTPIVAAVVVSTFALSALFVPFDVAAFMISFGALAAFAMVNLSVIRTYLFPKGGRTRPATAWEILRFGVIPLVGFGLTIWLWTSLQPITWLVGACWLVLGVGVIVLVTRGFRGPVPKMDFSEGDPTTQQIDALGDEFPLEGERR, from the coding sequence ATGCGGCGGGCGCTCGGGCTCACCGGGCTCACGTTCTTCGGCGTGACCTATATGACCGTCATCACCGTATTCACGACGTACGGCATCGTGAACCAGGTGACCGGCGGTAAGCTCCCGGCGGCGTACATCGTCGCCGTCATCACCATGCTCTTCACCGCGGGGAGCTACGCGGCCATGGTGCGGCGGTACCCGGTCGCCGGGTCCGCCTACACCTACGCGCAGCAGTCCTTCGGCGGCGCGGCAGGCTTCCTCACCGGCTGGGTCATGCTGCTCGACTACCTGTTCATCCCGATGATCAACTTCATGCTCATCGGCATCTATATGAACACGCAGTTCCCGGCGATCCCGATCTGGGTATTCACGCTCGCCGCGCTGCTGCTCGTGCTCGTCTTCAACGTGCTCGGCATCACGCTCGTGAGCAAGCTCAACATGGCAATCATCGCGCTGTCAGTCGTGCTCGTCATCGTGTTTGTCGCGCTCGCGTTCAAGCAGCACCTCGGCGGCGCCACGGATGTCGGCATCATCGAGCCGTTCACCTTCGGCGAGGGCGGGATCGGTGCGATCGCGTCGGGCGCCGCGATCCTCGCTCTGTCGTTCCTCGGATTCGACGCCGTCTCGACGCTCTCCGAAGAAGCAAAGAACCCGCGCCGAGACATCCCCCGCGCCATCATGCTGTCGACCCTCGTTGGCGGGTTCTTCTTCATCCTCGTCGCATGGGCGGGCGCGCTCGCGTTCGACCCCGATTGGGCCTCAATGGACCAGGCGCAGATCGACGCCGCCGGCACCACCGTCATGGACTCGTTCGGCGCGAGCTGGTTCACCGCGTTCTTCGTCGCGGTCTACGTTGCCGGGGCGTTCGGGTCTGGCATGACAGGCCAGGTGTCGGTCTCGCGCATCCTCTACGCGATGGGCCGCGACGGCATGCTGCCCAAGCCACTCTCGCGCCTGCACAAGCGCTTCGGCACCCCGATCGTCGCGGCCGTCGTCGTGTCAACGTTCGCGCTCTCCGCACTGTTCGTGCCGTTCGACGTCGCGGCGTTCATGATCAGCTTCGGCGCGCTCGCCGCGTTCGCGATGGTGAACCTCTCGGTGATCCGCACCTACCTCTTCCCGAAGGGCGGTCGCACGCGGCCGGCGACGGCGTGGGAGATCTTGCGGTTCGGCGTGATCCCGCTTGTCGGGTTTGGGCTGACGATCTGGCTGTGGACCTCCCTTCAGCCGATCACCTGGCTTGTCGGCGCGTGCTGGCTCGTCCTCGGCGTAGGCGTGATCGTGCTCGTGACGCGCGGTTTCCGCGGGCCTGTTCCGAAGATGGACTTCTCCGAGGGCGACCCGACGACGCAGCAGATCGATGCGCTCGGTGACGAGTTCCCGCTGGAGGGTGAGCGGCGCTAG
- a CDS encoding NUDIX hydrolase produces the protein MARTKAEARQQLKDAVDRGFGIDFEPPFPQTTGELRRSAVLILFGALDRVPADPASGEPVPAELDVLLTRRATRMRHHAGQIAFPGGGVEPEDADITQTALREAAEETGLDPAGVEVLGTLPEIHVPVSRNLVTPVIGWWRLPSNVAADHTESVEVFRVPVAEMLDPAARGHSVLRRAGATHRGAAFKLQDRFGGHTVWGFTGMLLSSVFDGVGWTVPWQPGSDFEVTG, from the coding sequence ATGGCACGTACGAAGGCGGAAGCGCGGCAGCAGCTCAAGGACGCGGTCGATCGCGGGTTCGGGATCGACTTTGAACCGCCGTTTCCGCAGACCACTGGCGAGCTCCGCCGGTCCGCCGTGCTGATCCTCTTCGGCGCGCTCGACAGGGTGCCCGCAGACCCGGCGTCGGGCGAGCCGGTCCCGGCCGAGCTCGACGTGCTGCTCACCCGCCGCGCGACCCGGATGCGGCATCACGCAGGCCAGATCGCCTTCCCGGGCGGCGGCGTCGAGCCGGAGGACGCGGACATCACGCAGACGGCACTGCGAGAGGCCGCGGAGGAGACCGGACTCGACCCTGCGGGCGTCGAGGTCCTCGGCACGCTGCCCGAGATCCACGTGCCGGTGAGCCGCAACCTCGTCACGCCCGTGATCGGCTGGTGGCGGCTTCCCAGCAACGTCGCCGCCGACCACACCGAGTCCGTCGAGGTCTTCCGTGTGCCCGTCGCCGAGATGCTCGACCCGGCGGCCCGCGGCCACTCCGTGCTCCGGCGCGCGGGCGCGACGCATCGCGGCGCCGCGTTCAAGCTGCAAGACAGGTTCGGCGGCCACACCGTGTGGGGCTTCACCGGGATGCTCCTGTCGAGCGTCTTCGACGGTGTCGGCTGGACCGTGCCGTGGCAGCCAGGGTCCGACTTCGAGGTGACGGGCTAG
- a CDS encoding acyl-CoA carboxylase subunit beta gives MTSENDTAPEYLATTAGRIADHRRKYQEAVGDRDAAAAAKQHPRGKMTARERIASLLDPGSFVEFDKYVKHRSTAFGMDANRPFGDAVVTGAGTIHGRQVVVYSQDFTTFGGSLGEAAGEKIVKAMDFAMKTGAPIIGMLDSGGARIQEGVFSLSQYARIFKRNTLSSGVIPQISIVMGPSAGGAVYSPALTDFVIMVDKTSNMFVTGPDVIKTVTGEEVGFEELGGALTHNKTSGVSHYLASDELDALDYARTLISFLPDNNLAEAPIYDSDTAFEITEADRRLNTIIPDSQNQPYDMKVVIEAILDGGDFLEVQPLFAPNILIGFGRVEGRTVGIVANQPNQMAGTLNIDASEKAARFVRFCDAFSIPILTLVDVPGYLPGTEQEYQGVIRRGAKLLFAYAEATVPLVTIITRKAYGGAYIVMGSKEMGADFNIAWPTAEIAVMGGAGAVNILYRKELAAAEAAGQDVEALRAELTAKYTADVTSPFLAAERGEIDNVLEPAGTRLAVIKALRGLRGKRDELPAKKHGNIPL, from the coding sequence GTGACCTCAGAGAACGACACCGCTCCCGAGTACCTCGCAACGACGGCCGGCCGCATTGCGGACCATCGCCGGAAGTATCAAGAGGCCGTCGGTGACCGCGACGCAGCAGCAGCAGCCAAGCAGCATCCGCGCGGCAAGATGACCGCGCGCGAGCGCATCGCGTCGCTCCTCGACCCCGGATCCTTCGTCGAGTTCGACAAGTACGTGAAGCACCGCTCGACGGCGTTTGGCATGGACGCGAATCGCCCCTTCGGCGACGCCGTCGTGACCGGCGCTGGCACGATCCACGGCCGCCAGGTCGTCGTCTACTCGCAGGACTTCACCACGTTCGGTGGTTCGCTCGGCGAGGCTGCGGGCGAGAAGATCGTGAAGGCGATGGACTTCGCGATGAAGACCGGCGCACCGATCATCGGCATGCTCGATTCGGGCGGCGCCCGCATCCAGGAGGGCGTGTTCTCGCTCTCGCAGTACGCCCGCATCTTCAAGCGCAACACGCTCTCTTCGGGCGTGATCCCGCAGATCTCGATCGTGATGGGCCCGTCGGCCGGCGGCGCGGTCTACTCGCCCGCCCTCACCGACTTCGTCATTATGGTCGACAAGACGAGCAACATGTTCGTCACCGGCCCTGACGTGATCAAGACCGTGACGGGCGAGGAGGTCGGCTTCGAGGAGCTCGGCGGCGCGCTCACCCACAACAAGACGAGCGGCGTATCGCACTACCTCGCAAGCGATGAGCTCGACGCGCTCGACTACGCGCGCACGCTCATCAGCTTCCTCCCCGACAACAACCTGGCCGAGGCCCCGATCTACGACAGCGACACCGCGTTCGAGATCACCGAGGCAGACCGCCGGCTGAACACGATCATCCCGGACAGCCAGAATCAGCCCTACGACATGAAGGTCGTCATCGAGGCGATCCTCGATGGCGGCGACTTCCTCGAGGTGCAGCCGCTGTTCGCCCCGAACATCCTCATCGGCTTCGGCCGCGTCGAAGGCCGCACGGTCGGCATCGTCGCGAACCAGCCGAACCAGATGGCCGGCACGCTGAACATCGACGCGAGCGAGAAGGCCGCACGCTTCGTGCGGTTCTGCGACGCGTTCTCGATCCCGATCTTGACGCTCGTCGACGTTCCCGGCTACCTGCCCGGCACCGAGCAGGAGTACCAGGGCGTCATCCGTCGCGGCGCGAAGCTGCTCTTCGCGTACGCGGAGGCGACGGTGCCGCTCGTCACGATCATTACGCGCAAGGCCTACGGCGGCGCGTACATCGTGATGGGCTCGAAGGAGATGGGCGCAGACTTCAACATCGCGTGGCCCACCGCCGAGATCGCCGTCATGGGCGGCGCGGGCGCCGTGAACATCCTCTACCGCAAGGAGCTCGCGGCTGCCGAGGCCGCAGGCCAAGACGTCGAGGCGCTGCGTGCCGAACTCACGGCGAAGTACACGGCAGACGTCACGAGCCCGTTCCTCGCGGCCGAGCGCGGCGAGATCGACAATGTGCTCGAGCCAGCCGGCACCCGCCTCGCAGTCATCAAGGCGCTCCGCGGCCTCCGCGGAAAGCGCGACGAACTGCCCGCGAAGAAGCACGGCAACATCCCGCTATGA